The sequence below is a genomic window from Lampris incognitus isolate fLamInc1 chromosome 18, fLamInc1.hap2, whole genome shotgun sequence.
AAATAAGACTGTCTCTGTTAGACTGTGACAGGAACAGGGGTTAATGGCTGGGCTATGAGCCACAGCTCATAATATGGGTATCCAGTTGACAGAACCAGCTAACTGTCggatattgttgtatattgtactgattttaAAGCCCTTCGGGACCACTTTGTGAATTAGGGCTAcacaaatggacttgacttgtaaCTTTACCTGTAAGTTCATCCACATTTCAACATAATTTTACAATGGATCCTAGTATTATGCTAGTCATGGAATTGGGGCTTGTTTCAATTTAAATAATGCACACAATTAGATTTTGGCCTCTGTGCTGATTTGTTTATTTAAGTGCCGTGAGACTTTGCCAGTGACTTGGCAGAAATGGTTTTATATTTTATGTGGATTTAAAGTTATCAGCACCATGTTCATTCGACAATTCCCATAATTAACCCTACACGCACACTTGACTTAGGTGGACTTTTGCAACTGGAGTGTTTAAATTGGATTACCAAGAAACTGGCACCTTGATGTAACAAGGAACCACTCCACACAGTACCACTGATAAAAATACAGCTCACTGAACTACATTCACCCACCACAAGAGATGTGTTTGTGCAGGTTGTATGCCTCGAAGTCTCCCCCAGACATAAAGTAATTGGCAAAGTCAAAGTAATCCCCATATGCTGCATCCGTCTTGCATTATAACTGCAGGGTTTTCCTCACGGTTTCCCTTCGACAGGAGAGCAACAGTGCAGCTGCGCTGCAGCAAGGGTGTACAAAAAGCAGGACTTTGACAACAAAACCATCTGCACAACATAACATGGTCACGTCACAGCCTTGTGTTGTTATGTAATTACGATCAGCTTGTCATGTAAGGTGTCACGCATGAACACTAACATGTGTACACCGTACACGCTACCCAGATACTTGATTACAGACAGGCTTTTTTGGGCTTTTTAGAGGCATCTTGACTTGTAGAGTTACAATATTGGCCCTGGAATCCGATGTATTTTGACTACAGCATCCAGGCAATAATAACACTGAGGTACATTTCCGAGACTTGGCTCTCCACTGAGCGCCAAATTGAAAGCATCTGCACAGAGCAGACGACGTCATGGAAACACATTCCCTCACCGTTGAGGATCTCTGCGCTCCGCCTTAACCCCTCGGCTTGTAATATGTGACATCGCTGTAATAAAGGAGCCCCCGGCAGTAGGGCATCAACACCAATAGACTCTCTTAAATGGGACCCTTGCCATGCAGGGGACATTTTGCACTCTTGCTCCACTGTCAAGCGTTATTGCCTCCTCACCTCCTCACCTGCAGCTCTGGCCTCTAAAACCAGCGTTGTGGGGAAAAGAGGGAAACTGACTCCGAATCAGCATCTGGGGTCATAgtcaccttttcttttcttttttgcagccCCGGCTTTCCTTGGTGGCCGCCTTCAAAGCTTTGAACGCGCCATTGTGTATATAAAAGACAGGGGCCACAGGtctgagaaagagggagggagggaggcacagTGACAGGTTTGTTGTGAGGAATCACCTCTCACACTCTGAAAACGAAAACAAACTGTCTGGGGCCACGTCGAGGATTTCAGACATGTGGTTTCctgtctgaaaaaaaaaagaaaaagagagagaaccaGAGGGTTTGACGGGTTACTGTTTGGGTGCCCTCCCCTCCGCCCTGCCTCCTCTTCCCTTATTTCTACTGTCTCCGTGCCTCAGCTTTCAGACTTACTCCTCAGAGCTTTGTTCGTTCGGTTATTTACACTTGCATTTGGCGCTGGGCTATAGGGGAAATATTATTATCACAATGACCAAGGGAATTTGACACAATACTGTCACATATCACAATATAATAAgcgttttgggtgtctagaaaagtgctatataaatgtaattattattatcattattagcatAATTTTTGCATGGGTGAAAAATACCATATCTAAGAATCCATCGGAGGTTCATCACCTTGAGCCGTTAGGTCATGCAATGTACAAAAACTCCACAAATGATATGCCCTCAAATATTCAGACCTAATTTTGTAAGCGATTCAAGGTAATCAATTCCTGTTattattaatttagacaacaaaattgttcatcaatatatgacaatatccaaatttcatcccgaTGCAATGCCATTAACatgataaacaataatattgtttattatatttatttattatttattctattcattttatttatttattattattttattatttattcatgaTTATTTGTTTGTTATATTTGTTAATTATATTATTACTCGTATTATATGTTCTGGGTGTTAGCACATATTAAAACCCCCTCTGCCATTTCACATAGTGGGATTTTTGTTACTTTCAAGGATACCCGTCAGCCATAGAGCAACATGGCCTAGTTTAGTCATAGTGCACAGCCACTGTGAAAACATTACATTGAGCACTAACAAAAATCTTCAAATCAGATCCAGTCTAATAAATTTGACAGTTGTAATAGTATGGACTTTTTAAATGCACACACGAAAAATGTTTAGACAAGAgcctgggcgtccaggtagcgtagcagtctattccattgcctaccaacatgggaatcgctgattcaaatccccgtgttacctccggtttggtcgggtgtccctacaggcacaattggccatgtctgcaggtgggaagccagatgtgggtatgtgtcctgatcggggctcctgttcggggggattggggggagtagcatgatcctcccacaggctacgtccccctggcgaaactcctcactatcaggtgaaaagaagcggctggcgactccacatgtatcgaaggaggcatgtggtagtctgcagccctccctgggtcagcagagggggtggggcagtgaccgggacagctcggaagagtggggtaattggccggattcaactggggagaaaagggggggagggagagtagAGACCCTGCATGGCTCTCATGTGACTAGACAAGACCATGTGTTATTGATTTATGTAGTATCAAGCCAATTTAGGATCTCTCATGTGACATGTATTGTCTGGAGATATTTTTTATGGGTCGAgtcttctatttttttttttttttttatggtggacTCAGAAATAGAACCATGAACACAACACAGGCACAAAATTTTACTAGTTTCCAAAGCTTGCAGACAGACAGCCATTTGAAATATAAGAATCAGACATAAGCTATAATGAGACACAATATGTGGTTGACTGGGTCATGGTTTGCAGCAGACTGTGTTCACATGCCAGACGCTAACTTTAGATTCCTTATGCTTATAGACGTTCCACGGGGAAAAGTCAAGTTCCTGTCTTGTGCAGAGAACATTACATTTACTGTCATGGAGCTGCTGCTAAAGTCTGCTAAGATGGGAcaggagttttcttttcttttaccaAAGCAGGACCATTACATGTTCATGGCCTGTTCCTTTGCAAAATACAACTGGAAAATACCAGCTAACTGTCTTTCGAGAATGCTTTTAACATGTGTTGAAATATCCTTTTCCATGCAACACAGTTTGGAAAAACCACAGTATATTTCGATGCCTTTATAATGTAACACACTATTGGTGTGCAGTGAAGATATACTAGATTACCAGCAACATTACAACTTTCTCCATTCTTTTTCATatgcctccttctcctcctctcattTCTCTCTTCATCACATTCATCGTCATCCTCATCATCTTAAGCCTTTCCTCTCCATCCCTCAGCCTCGCTGAACTCCCAGGTGATGCCCGTCATCCTCGTGAGCCTGGTTCCTCTGCTGGTTCTAGCAGTCCTGGTCATCACTTCCTTTTACTTCTACCGGGTCTACCACCAGCGCCATGTGGGCTCCAAGCGCAGAATGGGCCCTCCGCTGGACTTCAGCGATGCTCATGCTATCATCATGGACGACGGCGGCTCAGACAGCAGCTCCACTCATGCCAACAACCTCAATCACAACACCGAGCTGCTGCCCATCGAACTTGACGCCCAGGTTGGGAAAGGACGGTTTGCAGAAGTGTACAAGGCCAAGCTGAAGCAAGGCTCCTCGGCTGGAGAGCAGGCCTTCGAGACAGTCGCTGTGAAGATTTTCCCAGATGAGGAGTACGCCTCCTGGAAGAACGAGAAGGACATCTTCTCAGACGCAGACCTGAGACATGAGAACGTGCTTCACTTCTTGACGGCGGAGGAGAGAAAGGTACAGAAGCAGTACTGGCTGATCACGGCCTACCAGCCTCGCGGGAACCTCCAGGAGTAcctaacacgccatgtcataagcTGGCAGGAGCTGTGGCTCCTGGGGGGATCTCTTGCCCGCGGTGTGGCCCATCTCCACAGCGATCATACCCCTTGTGGACGTTACAAGGTGCCTATTGTGCACCGGGACATTAAGAGCTCCAACATCTTGGTGAAGAGCGACCTGACGTGTTGCCTTTGTGACTTTGGGCTGGGACTCCGCTTGGACAACTCCCTGTCTGTGGATGAGCTGGCCAACAGCGGGCAGGTAAAACCGTTTTATAATCCTGGAAAGCTCATACCTGAATTGCATGTTTCACTTGGCCTTTTGATGACCTCACCATCTGTCTCCAGAGATTTAAATACATTTACCCTTTTTCAGCATCAGTGTCATAGATAAAGGCCAGCACCTTGCTCTGCATTATTTTAAATGATGTCCAACCTCCTTTGGGATTTTCTTTAAAATATTCAAATGCTGAAACAACAGACAGCACAAGAAAGAAAATGCTCtgggggcgttcgggtggcgccgcggtctattatgttgcctaccaacacggggccctccggttcgaatccccgtattgcctcctgcttgggcgggcgtccctatagacgtgattggccgtgtctgcgggtgggaaaccagaagtgggtatgtgtcccggtcactgcactagcacctcctctggtcagtaggggcgcctgtttgggggggggggggaaccgggggaatagtgcgatcctcccacgcactatgtcccccctggtgaaactcctcactgtcaggtgaaaagaaagggctggcaactccacacgtatcagaggaggcatgtggtagcctgcagccctccccggatcggcagagggggtggagcagtgaccaggacggcttggaagagtggggtaattggccaagtacaactggggagaaaaggggggtatcaaaaataaataaataaataaagggaatTCTTCACTGCAGAAGATACTTGTGGATACAAGTCCTTCCATATCCACAAGTTAAATAAATTTGCCAACAAATTGGGATGATTTCTCTTGTTTCCAATGGATTTTAACTTGTTTCAAGGATTTATTATTTTTAAGTGTTGCTTTCTGGGAGTAACCTCCCTTACTCTGCCAGACATGCACGACACATTGTCTCTTGAAAATTTCTGGAACAAGTAAAACTTCCCAGAGTTTCTAGGAACCTCTTTAGGAAACTTACGATGTTAAGGCTTAATGTGACCATGGATGATTTAAAGGCAGATGACTTTTGCATGTATTTTTACCACTTTTGCTTTTTTATGACAGCCATCACTCAGAGACACTTTCCCTTAGTTTATACGTATTATACTAGGGTTGGGAATCAGCAGGTACCTCCCGATTCAATATTACACCAATATTTCAATGCCGATTCCATGCATATTATGATTTTTCAAATATCACGATGTCATAAATATGTAATTTGATATTATTCTCTAGGCTGCTTTTCCTCTTATCTACAGTAAGAAGTGAAAACTGCAGTAATCCAAAGAAAAAGTGCAACAAAATGCACATATATGAAGCCCTGTGTTTTACAAAAAGCTTAAAACATGGGTTTTCTTCCCTGAGTAAACATTTAAACAAGTCAAATTCAGACATTCAGAGATGGAGAAATCATTCGGCCAAATGCTGcgatactaaaattgtcccagtTTAGTAGGGCAACTTTGCACTGAATCAtttttaccccccctcccatAGATTATGCTAACAGGTATTGTGCTTTAAGTGGTCCCCAGTTGTCGTTTTATTGTAGTCATCAGACA
It includes:
- the LOC130128549 gene encoding TGF-beta receptor type-2-like isoform X3 translates to MKQRKLCKFCDVRASNCSGTGSCIVECDITAICAHLDEVCVSIWRKKDDNVTIDTMCYNPAQKLHGLVLDDYNNTKCEMKERKGMGSQFYICSCSEDECNEHVFFTSSFPLHPSASLNSQVMPVILVSLVPLLVLAVLVITSFYFYRVYHQRHVGSKRRMGPPLDFSDAHAIIMDDGGSDSSSTHANNLNHNTELLPIELDAQVGKGRFAEVYKAKLKQGSSAGEQAFETVAVKIFPDEEYASWKNEKDIFSDADLRHENVLHFLTAEERKVQKQYWLITAYQPRGNLQEYLTRHVISWQELWLLGGSLARGVAHLHSDHTPCGRYKVPIVHRDIKSSNILVKSDLTCCLCDFGLGLRLDNSLSVDELANSGQVGTARYMAPEVLESRINLENIESFKQTDVYSMALVLWEITSRCSAIGEVKEYEPPFGKVREHPCVESMKDSVLRDRGRPEIPNSWTIHPGIQMVCATIDECWDHDPEARLTAQCVAERFDDMEHLDKLSGCSDSEEKSPEEISAVDEK